The Panicum virgatum strain AP13 chromosome 5K, P.virgatum_v5, whole genome shotgun sequence genome has a window encoding:
- the LOC120710534 gene encoding protein SRC2 homolog: MGSRYEVEVTVGSGQDLKNVNWRNGDLKPYVVLWVDDGPKCSTGVDHHDGENPEWRDEKLVVRVPPSTARLEDAVLHVDVVHANAAAGTKPLVGSARLPLRDVVDDVGVGGKKASRTLRLKRPSGRPQGRVDVRVTVREAARHHDPSPYPAPAGSGSRDPYHAAPPPPAYYGQQPPQAAPPVGYPAYAPSAPAYAAAAPPVVVAAAAPQKGNHSGMGMGTGLAVGAAAGMLGGLALAGGASYLGERFHDGCCSDDDDDYY; this comes from the coding sequence ATGGGTTCCCGCTACGAGGTGGAGGTTACCGTGGGCTCGGGGCAGGACCTCAAGAACGTCAACTGGCGCAACGGCGACCTCAAGCCCTACGTCGTGCTCTGGGTCGACGATGGCCCCAAGTGCTCCACCGGCGTCGACCACCACGACGGCGAGAACCCCGAATGGCGGGACGAGAAGCTCGTCGTCCGGGTGCCGCCCTCCACCGCCCGCCTCGAGGACGCCGTCCTCCACGTCGACGTCGTCCACGCCAACGCCGCCGCGGGGACCAAGCCGCTGGTGGGGTCCGCGCGCCTCCCGCTCCGCGATGTCGTCGACGACGTCGGGGTCGGGGGCAAGAAGGCCTCCCGCACGCTCCGTCTGAAGAGGCCCTCCGGCCGGCCGCAGGGGCGGGTCGACGTCCGCGTCACCGTCCGCGAGGCCGCGCGGCACCACGACCCGAGCCCGTACCCGGCGCCCGCCGGCAGCGGCTCTCGCGACCCGtaccacgccgccccgccgccgccggcctactACGGCCAGCAGCCACcgcaggccgcgccgccggtgggGTACCCGGCGTACGCTCCTTCTGCTCCGGCGtacgcggccgcggcgccgccagTGGTTGTTGCGGCCGCTGCTCCACAGAAGGGCAACCattcggggatggggatgggaaCAGGTCTGGCGGTGGGTGCAGCGGCCGGGATGCTAGGCGGGTTGGCGCTTGCAGGAGGAGCTAGCTATCTGGGGGAAAGGTTCCATGACGGCTgctgcagcgacgacgacgacgactactATTAA